In a genomic window of Comamonadaceae bacterium OTU4NAUVB1:
- a CDS encoding aldo/keto reductase, with product MQFRPLGRSGLQVSPLAFGGNVFGWTVDEKLSFSLLDAWLDAGFNFVDTADVYSRWVPGHAGGESETIIGKWLRQSGKRNRVVLATKVGKPMGEGKSGLSAAYVREAVDASLRRLQTDHIDLYQSHDDDAGTPFEETLGAFADLIKAGKVRAIGASNHTAPRLAEALDVAEREGLPRYESLQPLYNLYDRSEFEDALEPLCLERGVGVINFYALAAGFLTGKYRTAADARKSARGESTTKKYLNPRGLRILAALDVVGGRVGAPIGQVALAWQLARPAVTAPIASATSLAQLQDLAAAVALRLDARSIQELDEASEPDARYA from the coding sequence ATGCAATTCCGTCCCCTCGGCCGCTCGGGCCTGCAGGTCTCCCCCCTTGCCTTCGGCGGCAACGTCTTCGGCTGGACCGTCGACGAAAAACTGTCGTTCAGCCTGCTGGACGCCTGGCTCGACGCCGGCTTCAACTTCGTCGACACGGCCGACGTCTACTCGCGCTGGGTGCCGGGCCACGCCGGCGGCGAGTCCGAGACGATCATCGGCAAGTGGCTGCGCCAGAGCGGCAAGCGCAACCGCGTCGTGCTCGCCACCAAGGTCGGCAAGCCGATGGGCGAAGGCAAGTCGGGCCTGTCGGCGGCCTACGTCCGCGAGGCCGTGGACGCCTCGCTCAGGCGCCTGCAGACCGACCACATCGATCTCTACCAGTCGCACGACGACGACGCCGGCACGCCGTTCGAGGAGACGCTGGGCGCCTTCGCCGACCTCATCAAGGCCGGCAAGGTGCGTGCCATCGGCGCGTCCAACCACACCGCGCCACGCCTGGCCGAGGCGCTGGACGTCGCCGAGCGCGAGGGCCTGCCGCGCTACGAGAGCCTGCAGCCGCTCTACAACCTGTACGACCGCAGCGAGTTCGAGGACGCACTGGAACCGCTGTGCCTCGAGCGCGGCGTCGGCGTGATCAACTTCTACGCGCTCGCGGCGGGCTTCCTGACCGGCAAGTACCGCACCGCGGCCGATGCGCGCAAGAGCGCGCGCGGCGAGAGCACGACGAAGAAGTACCTCAATCCGCGCGGTCTGCGCATCCTGGCGGCCCTCGACGTCGTCGGTGGACGCGTCGGCGCGCCGATCGGCCAGGTGGCGCTCGCCTGGCAACTGGCGCGCCCCGCGGTCACCGCGCCGATCGCCAGCGCGACCTCGCTCGCACAACTGCAGGACCTCGCCGCCGCCGTGGCATTGAGGCTCGACGCCCGGTCGATCCAGGAACTCGACGAGGCGAGCGAGCCGGACGCGCGCTACGCATAG
- a CDS encoding chromate transporter yields the protein MTIVMQWHDWLALFGQYLLLSLLSISGAITTVPDMQRYLVVQHGWLSDAQFTSSVAIAQAAPGPNVLFVGLMGWNVGLNAGGGIDAGPHAWLLGLLGLSITMVGILLPSTTLTYFATRWGHRNRARRDVRAFKQGMAPVVVGLLIATGWVLAAGNRAPDTPPWHLWLVAGLAALVVWRTRIHLLWLLSIGAALGAAGFV from the coding sequence ATGACCATCGTCATGCAATGGCACGACTGGCTCGCGCTCTTCGGCCAGTACCTTCTGCTGTCGCTGCTCTCCATCAGCGGCGCCATCACCACCGTGCCGGACATGCAGCGCTATCTGGTCGTGCAGCACGGCTGGCTCAGCGACGCCCAGTTCACCTCTTCCGTGGCCATCGCGCAGGCGGCGCCCGGACCCAACGTGCTGTTCGTGGGCCTGATGGGATGGAACGTCGGCCTCAACGCCGGTGGCGGCATCGACGCGGGTCCGCACGCGTGGCTGCTGGGCCTGCTGGGCCTGTCGATCACGATGGTGGGCATCCTGCTGCCCAGCACCACCCTCACCTACTTCGCCACGCGCTGGGGCCATCGCAACCGCGCGCGGCGGGACGTGCGCGCCTTCAAGCAGGGCATGGCGCCGGTCGTGGTCGGCCTGCTCATCGCCACCGGCTGGGTGCTGGCCGCCGGCAACCGGGCGCCGGACACGCCGCCCTGGCACCTGTGGCTGGTGGCCGGGCTCGCCGCGCTGGTCGTCTGGCGCACCCGCATCCACCTGCTCTGGCTGCTGTCCATCGGCGCGGCCCTGGGCGCGGCCGGCTTCGTGTGA
- a CDS encoding chromate transporter, whose translation MQPVPPSPSPSAGARPSAASPGDAAATPERPRPTSPGDLFVSFTVLALQGFGGVLAVVQRELVEKKRWLTADEFLEDWAVAQVLPGPNVVNLAVMIGDRHFGLRGAAAAFAGLLAAPLVVVMVLAVLYAHFAGNPQVAGALRGMGAIAGGVIAATGFKLVPQLRRNPLGFAVCLGVVALVFAAIALLRVPLGWVLLTVGAAACVATWRKIEP comes from the coding sequence ATGCAGCCGGTTCCCCCTTCCCCGTCCCCGTCCGCCGGGGCACGCCCCTCCGCAGCGTCCCCCGGCGATGCCGCCGCGACGCCCGAGCGGCCCCGTCCGACATCCCCGGGCGATCTCTTCGTCTCCTTCACGGTGCTGGCGCTGCAGGGCTTCGGCGGCGTCCTGGCGGTGGTGCAGCGGGAGCTGGTCGAGAAGAAGCGCTGGCTCACGGCCGACGAGTTCCTCGAGGACTGGGCCGTCGCCCAGGTGTTGCCGGGGCCCAACGTCGTCAACCTCGCCGTGATGATCGGCGACCGCCACTTCGGTCTGCGCGGCGCGGCCGCGGCCTTCGCGGGACTGCTGGCGGCGCCCCTGGTGGTGGTCATGGTGCTGGCGGTGCTGTATGCCCATTTCGCCGGCAATCCGCAGGTGGCGGGCGCGCTGCGCGGCATGGGCGCCATCGCCGGCGGGGTCATCGCCGCGACGGGCTTCAAGCTGGTGCCGCAGCTGCGCAGGAACCCGCTGGGTTTCGCGGTCTGCCTGGGCGTCGTCGCGCTGGTGTTCGCGGCCATCGCGCTGTTGCGCGTGCCGCTGGGCTGGGTGCTGCTCACGGTCGGCGCCGCGGCCTGCGTCGCCACCTGGCGGAAGATCGAACCATGA
- a CDS encoding YihY/virulence factor BrkB family protein has protein sequence MSLSALLDLFKQAFLSWKNDYAPSMGAALAYYTIFSVAPLLLIVISVAGLVFGRDAARGEIFAQLAGLMGAQGALAVQGMLEAVNKPMEGIVATVVGVSILVIGATTVFGELQDAMDRIWRAPAREESSGVWSIVRVRLLSFSMVMGIGFLLMVSLIASAALAALGKWWAPIFGGWATLAQAVNFLFSFAMVTVVFAMIYKLMPRVKVEWRDVWTGAGVTALLFTIGKHLIGLYIGKSSVASGYGAAGSLVVVLVWVYYSAQIFLLGAEFTWVYAQKFGSLRHRPQDVPAPVGDASRGTPPERGDLPSPTP, from the coding sequence ATGTCCCTGAGCGCACTCCTCGACCTTTTCAAGCAGGCTTTCCTTTCCTGGAAGAACGACTACGCCCCCAGCATGGGCGCTGCGCTGGCGTACTACACGATCTTCTCGGTGGCGCCGTTGCTGCTGATCGTGATCTCGGTGGCCGGGCTGGTGTTCGGCCGCGACGCGGCGCGCGGCGAGATCTTCGCGCAGCTCGCCGGGCTGATGGGCGCCCAGGGCGCGCTGGCCGTGCAGGGCATGCTCGAAGCCGTCAACAAGCCCATGGAAGGCATCGTGGCGACGGTGGTGGGCGTCTCGATCCTGGTGATCGGCGCGACGACCGTCTTCGGCGAGCTGCAGGACGCCATGGATCGCATCTGGCGCGCCCCGGCGCGCGAGGAGAGCAGCGGCGTCTGGAGCATCGTGCGCGTGCGGCTGCTGTCCTTCAGCATGGTGATGGGCATCGGCTTCCTGCTGATGGTGTCGCTCATCGCCAGCGCCGCGCTGGCTGCGCTGGGCAAGTGGTGGGCGCCGATCTTCGGTGGCTGGGCCACGCTCGCGCAGGCGGTCAACTTCCTCTTCAGCTTCGCGATGGTGACGGTCGTCTTCGCCATGATCTACAAGCTGATGCCGCGGGTGAAAGTGGAATGGCGCGACGTCTGGACCGGCGCGGGCGTCACCGCGCTGCTGTTCACCATCGGCAAGCACCTCATCGGGCTCTACATCGGCAAGAGCAGCGTCGCATCGGGCTACGGCGCGGCCGGCTCGCTGGTGGTGGTGCTGGTGTGGGTCTACTACTCGGCGCAGATCTTCCTGCTGGGCGCGGAATTCACCTGGGTCTACGCGCAGAAATTCGGCTCGCTCAGGCACCGGCCGCAGGACGTCCCCGCGCCGGTGGGCGACGCGAGCCGCGGCACCCCGCCCGAACGCGGCGATCTTCCTTCCCCGACACCATGA
- a CDS encoding patatin-like phospholipase family protein, with protein MSLIDTPPPSPPNPRNTDITFARRALVLQGGGALGAYQAGVYAGAHERHKEVDWVAGVSIGAINAALIAGNAPERRVDRLKEFWYLVSSAAPQRLPDWAGTREWQNQFSAASAALLGIPGFFEPRATPALLLGAKAPVLSYCDTAPLRATLERLVDFDRINDGETRFSVGAVNVRTGNSVYFDNTTQRIGPEHIMASGALPPGFPPVHIDGEDYWDGGIVSNTPLQYVLDTHPRDESLLVLQVDLFSARGPMPRTLGETLERQKDITYSSRTRMNTDVLAANMNLQQAIADLMAKLPEQLRNDASVAAVCAQLTHEPIEIVHLIYRNKPDELESKDYEFSRASVEDHWDAGLRDIRHTLDHPELLRQASDVNGVTTFDLADPQARRLRHPMHAPAVAHRVPRTRR; from the coding sequence ATGAGCCTCATCGACACCCCCCCGCCCAGCCCGCCCAATCCGCGCAACACCGACATCACCTTCGCCCGCCGCGCGCTGGTGCTGCAGGGGGGCGGCGCCCTGGGCGCCTACCAGGCCGGCGTCTACGCCGGCGCGCACGAGCGCCACAAGGAGGTCGACTGGGTCGCCGGCGTGTCGATCGGCGCCATCAACGCCGCGCTGATCGCCGGCAACGCGCCGGAGCGGCGCGTCGACCGGCTCAAGGAGTTCTGGTACCTCGTCTCGTCGGCGGCGCCGCAGCGGCTGCCCGACTGGGCCGGCACGCGCGAATGGCAGAACCAGTTCAGCGCGGCCTCGGCCGCCCTGCTGGGCATTCCCGGCTTCTTCGAGCCACGCGCCACGCCGGCCCTGCTGCTGGGAGCGAAGGCCCCGGTACTGAGCTATTGCGACACGGCGCCGCTGCGCGCCACGCTGGAGCGCCTGGTCGACTTCGACCGGATCAACGACGGCGAGACGCGCTTCAGCGTCGGCGCGGTCAACGTGCGCACGGGCAATTCGGTCTATTTCGACAACACCACCCAGCGCATCGGTCCCGAACACATCATGGCCAGCGGCGCGCTGCCGCCGGGCTTTCCGCCGGTGCACATCGACGGCGAGGACTACTGGGACGGCGGCATCGTCTCCAACACGCCGCTTCAGTACGTGCTCGACACCCACCCGCGCGACGAGTCGCTGCTGGTGCTGCAGGTCGACCTCTTCAGCGCCCGCGGCCCGATGCCGCGCACGCTGGGCGAGACGCTGGAGCGGCAGAAGGACATCACCTATTCGAGCCGCACCCGCATGAACACCGACGTGCTGGCGGCCAACATGAACCTGCAGCAGGCCATCGCCGACCTGATGGCCAAGCTGCCCGAGCAGTTGCGCAACGACGCGAGCGTGGCGGCCGTGTGCGCCCAGCTGACCCACGAGCCGATCGAGATCGTCCACCTCATCTACCGCAACAAGCCCGACGAACTCGAATCGAAGGACTACGAGTTCTCGCGCGCGTCGGTGGAGGACCACTGGGACGCCGGGCTGCGCGACATCCGCCACACGCTGGACCATCCGGAACTGTTGCGCCAGGCCTCCGACGTGAACGGCGTGACCACCTTCGACCTGGCCGACCCGCAGGCGCGCCGCCTGCGCCACCCCATGCACGCGCCGGCCGTCGCGCACCGGGTGCCGCGCACGAGACGCTGA
- a CDS encoding 3-hydroxybutyrate dehydrogenase, with the protein MQLKDKVAFVTGSASGIGKEIALLYAKEGARIVIADLNKQAADATAAEIVATGAQAIGVGVDVTSEEQVDAAVEEAAKAFGGIDILVSNAGIQIVHPVEEFTFAEWKKMLAIHLDGAFLTTKACLKHMYAQGRGGSVIYMGSVHSKEASVMKAPYVTAKHGLIGLCKTVAKEGAKHGVRANVICPGFVRTPLVEKQIPEQARNLGISEEDVIKKVMLKDSVDGEFTTTDDVARVALLFAAFPTNALTGQSMVVSHGWFMQ; encoded by the coding sequence ATGCAACTCAAGGACAAGGTCGCTTTCGTCACCGGCTCGGCCAGCGGCATCGGCAAGGAAATCGCGCTGCTCTACGCGAAGGAGGGCGCCCGGATCGTCATCGCCGACCTCAACAAGCAGGCCGCCGACGCCACCGCCGCCGAGATCGTGGCCACCGGCGCGCAGGCCATCGGCGTCGGCGTGGACGTGACCAGCGAGGAGCAGGTCGATGCCGCCGTCGAGGAGGCCGCCAAGGCCTTCGGCGGCATCGACATCCTGGTGAGCAACGCCGGCATCCAGATCGTGCATCCGGTGGAGGAATTCACCTTTGCCGAATGGAAGAAGATGCTCGCCATCCACCTCGACGGCGCCTTCCTCACGACCAAGGCGTGCCTCAAGCACATGTACGCGCAGGGCCGGGGCGGCAGCGTGATCTACATGGGCTCGGTGCATTCGAAGGAGGCCTCGGTGATGAAGGCGCCTTACGTCACGGCCAAGCACGGCCTGATCGGACTGTGCAAGACCGTGGCCAAGGAAGGCGCCAAGCACGGCGTGCGCGCCAACGTGATCTGCCCGGGCTTCGTGCGCACGCCGCTGGTGGAAAAGCAGATCCCCGAGCAGGCCCGCAACCTCGGCATCAGCGAGGAGGACGTCATCAAGAAGGTCATGCTCAAGGACAGCGTGGACGGCGAATTCACCACCACCGACGACGTCGCGCGCGTGGCGCTGCTGTTCGCGGCCTTCCCGACCAACGCGCTGACGGGTCAGTCGATGGTGGTGAGCCACGGCTGGTTCATGCAGTAG
- a CDS encoding YgiQ family radical SAM protein, which yields MNAPVDVSFFARAAKPLTSYRKYWAARFGTAKFLPTSREEMAALGWDSCDIIVVTGDAYVDHPSFGMSVIGRMLESQGFRVGIIAQPDWQSADPFKALGRPNLFFGVTSGNMDSMINRYTADRKIRSDDAYTPGDVGGKRPDRAAIVYSQRCREAWSDVPIILGGIEGSLRRIAHYDYWSDKVRRSIVVDAKCDLLLYGNAERAIVEIAHRLAAREPVQDITDVRGTAFVRRATPEGWFEIDSTSVDELGRVEAHVNPYLMVSDQAKANGATCAKEDEAQAVAQAAEARGSASLSRAGQADAGVGAGAVQPLRFMPNPNLRPKTERPDAGPVPQEPVIDAAQAPKAPSTRIKVPPRDRSVIRLPSYEQVRADPILYAHANRVLHLETNPGNARSLVQAHGEGATARDVWVNPPPIPLTTAEMDHVFDLPYARSPHPRYADEQGGHDGATKIPAWEMIRFSVNIMRGCFGGCTFCSITEHEGRIIQSRSEESIIKEVEAIRDSVTGFTGTISDLGGPTANMYRLGCKSPEIEAACRKPSCVYPGICPNLGTNHDPLIKIYRRARALRGIKKILIGSGLRYDLAVQSPEYVKELVQHHVGGYLKIAPEHTEQGPLTKMMKPGIGSYDRFKQMFEKFSAEAGKKQYLIPYFIAAHPGTSDEDMMNLAIWLKKNGFRADQVQTFYPSPMATATAMYHSNRNPLRKITRTSETVDIVRGDKRRRLHKAFLRYHDANNWPLLREALKAMGRADLIGNGKHHLIPTWQPLTDGSYTSARRKNSSGGTAEKASATAVNSPVKGRLLTQHTGLPPRDNGSGRQGAGSTGGGLARSNVAPGSSAATPGQRPKPMPARPIRKGR from the coding sequence ATGAACGCCCCCGTCGACGTCTCCTTCTTCGCGCGCGCGGCCAAGCCGCTGACCAGTTACCGCAAGTACTGGGCGGCCCGCTTCGGCACCGCGAAATTCCTGCCGACCTCGCGCGAGGAGATGGCCGCGCTCGGCTGGGACAGCTGCGACATCATCGTGGTCACCGGCGACGCCTACGTCGACCATCCGAGCTTCGGCATGTCGGTCATCGGCCGCATGCTCGAATCGCAGGGCTTTCGCGTCGGCATCATCGCGCAGCCTGACTGGCAGAGCGCCGATCCGTTCAAGGCGCTGGGCCGCCCGAACCTGTTCTTCGGCGTGACCTCGGGCAACATGGATTCGATGATCAACCGGTACACCGCCGACCGGAAGATCCGCAGCGACGACGCCTACACGCCCGGCGACGTCGGCGGCAAGCGCCCCGACCGCGCCGCCATCGTGTATTCGCAGCGCTGCCGCGAGGCCTGGAGCGACGTGCCCATCATCCTGGGCGGCATCGAGGGCAGCCTGCGGCGCATCGCCCACTACGACTACTGGTCGGACAAGGTCCGCCGCTCGATCGTGGTGGACGCCAAGTGCGACCTGCTGCTCTACGGCAACGCCGAGCGCGCCATCGTCGAGATCGCCCATCGCCTGGCCGCGCGCGAGCCGGTGCAGGACATCACCGACGTGCGCGGCACCGCCTTCGTGCGCCGGGCCACGCCCGAGGGCTGGTTCGAGATCGATTCGACCAGCGTGGACGAACTCGGCCGCGTCGAGGCGCACGTCAACCCCTACCTGATGGTGTCGGACCAGGCCAAGGCCAACGGCGCGACCTGCGCCAAGGAGGACGAGGCCCAGGCCGTTGCCCAGGCCGCCGAGGCGCGGGGCTCGGCATCGCTGTCGCGCGCCGGGCAAGCGGATGCGGGCGTGGGCGCGGGCGCGGTGCAGCCGCTGCGCTTCATGCCCAACCCGAACCTGCGCCCGAAGACCGAGCGTCCGGATGCCGGCCCCGTGCCGCAGGAACCGGTGATCGACGCGGCGCAGGCTCCGAAGGCGCCGTCCACCCGCATCAAGGTCCCGCCGCGCGACCGCTCCGTGATCCGCCTGCCGTCCTACGAGCAGGTGCGCGCCGACCCGATCCTCTACGCCCACGCCAACCGCGTGCTGCACCTGGAGACCAACCCCGGCAACGCCCGCTCGCTCGTGCAGGCGCACGGCGAGGGCGCCACCGCGCGCGACGTCTGGGTCAATCCGCCCCCCATCCCGCTGACCACGGCCGAGATGGACCACGTGTTCGACCTGCCCTACGCGCGCAGCCCGCATCCGCGCTACGCCGACGAGCAGGGCGGCCACGACGGCGCGACCAAGATCCCGGCCTGGGAGATGATCCGCTTCAGCGTGAACATCATGCGCGGCTGCTTCGGCGGCTGCACCTTCTGCTCGATCACCGAGCACGAGGGCCGCATCATCCAGAGCCGCTCGGAGGAGTCGATCATCAAGGAGGTCGAGGCCATCCGCGACAGCGTCACCGGCTTCACCGGCACGATCTCCGACCTCGGCGGACCGACCGCCAACATGTACCGCCTGGGCTGCAAGAGCCCGGAGATCGAGGCCGCCTGCCGCAAGCCCAGCTGCGTCTACCCGGGCATCTGCCCGAACCTGGGCACCAACCACGACCCGCTCATCAAGATCTACCGCCGCGCCCGCGCGCTGCGGGGCATCAAGAAGATCCTGATCGGCTCCGGCCTGCGCTACGACCTCGCCGTGCAGAGCCCGGAATACGTCAAGGAACTGGTGCAGCACCACGTCGGCGGCTACCTGAAGATCGCGCCCGAGCACACCGAGCAGGGCCCGCTGACCAAGATGATGAAGCCCGGCATCGGCAGCTACGACCGCTTCAAGCAGATGTTCGAGAAGTTCTCGGCCGAGGCGGGCAAGAAGCAGTACCTGATCCCGTATTTCATCGCCGCGCATCCCGGCACCAGCGACGAGGACATGATGAACCTCGCCATCTGGCTGAAGAAGAACGGCTTCCGTGCCGACCAGGTGCAGACCTTCTACCCGAGCCCCATGGCCACGGCGACGGCCATGTACCACAGCAACCGCAACCCGCTGCGCAAGATCACGCGCACCAGCGAGACCGTGGACATCGTGCGCGGCGACAAGCGCCGCCGCCTGCACAAGGCCTTCCTGCGCTACCACGACGCCAACAACTGGCCGCTGCTGCGCGAGGCCCTCAAGGCGATGGGCCGCGCCGACCTGATCGGCAACGGCAAGCACCACCTGATCCCGACCTGGCAGCCGCTGACCGACGGCAGCTACACCAGCGCGCGCAGGAAGAACTCGTCGGGCGGCACGGCCGAGAAGGCGAGCGCCACGGCCGTCAACTCGCCCGTCAAGGGCCGCCTGCTGACCCAGCACACCGGCCTGCCGCCACGCGACAACGGCTCCGGCCGACAGGGTGCCGGATCGACGGGTGGTGGCCTGGCGCGATCGAACGTGGCGCCGGGCTCGTCGGCCGCCACACCGGGCCAGCGTCCGAAGCCGATGCCGGCCCGGCCGATCCGCAAGGGTCGCTGA
- a CDS encoding PhoX family phosphatase, with product MPSTLDRRFFLLQSGAAALVSLMGAGCATPRAGAGDVPPMGFGHVAATLHDGITLPPEYGFEVLYPWGAPTGIAGAMPAFRPDRAGTAADQAVQAGMHHDGMHFFPLATDAGGESRRGLLVMNHEYTDEDLLHPDGARPASAEKVAKSLHAMGVSVIEIERTAQGWRQVLPSAYARRIHGRTPMRMAGPAAGTAWLRTPADATGTRALGTFANCAMGVTPWGTYLTCEENFHGYFGGPKSAATSATPAQRRYGTVAGSQWVEYWRFDARFDLSKDPNEANRFGWVVEIDPFDPAFIPVKRTALGRKRQESATCRPTADGRVAVYMGDDTAFEYVYKFVSRDRMHPGHDAAARAANRRLLDDGTLYAARYDADGRGAWLELTHGRAGLDAASGFADQAQVLVQARLAADAVGATKMDRPEWIAVHPHTGEVYVTLTNNALRGDPGRPDADAANPRAPNLFGGILRWREDGGDAGATAFAWDHFVRAGDPAFAGTGARYPTPDADVFGAPDGLHFDSAGLLWIQTDMGGWAIGKDALAAIGNNQLLCADPASGRIRRFMVGPTGCEVTGCVLTPDRRTLFVNIQHPGERRDRAGTVSSAWPEDAAPGDAPPRSATVVVRRHDGGLVGT from the coding sequence ATGCCATCCACCCTCGATCGACGCTTCTTCCTCCTGCAGTCCGGTGCCGCCGCGCTCGTCTCGCTGATGGGTGCGGGCTGCGCGACGCCGCGGGCCGGCGCCGGCGACGTGCCGCCGATGGGTTTCGGCCATGTCGCGGCCACGCTGCACGACGGCATCACGCTGCCGCCGGAATACGGCTTCGAGGTGCTCTATCCCTGGGGCGCGCCCACCGGCATCGCCGGTGCCATGCCCGCCTTCAGGCCGGACCGCGCCGGCACGGCGGCCGACCAGGCCGTGCAGGCGGGCATGCACCACGACGGCATGCATTTCTTCCCGCTCGCCACCGATGCCGGCGGGGAGAGCCGGCGCGGCCTGCTCGTGATGAACCACGAGTACACCGACGAGGACCTGCTCCACCCCGACGGCGCCAGGCCGGCCAGCGCCGAGAAGGTCGCGAAGTCGCTGCACGCGATGGGCGTGTCGGTGATCGAGATCGAGCGCACCGCCCAGGGCTGGCGGCAGGTGCTGCCCTCGGCGTACGCGCGCCGCATCCATGGCCGCACGCCGATGCGCATGGCGGGGCCGGCCGCCGGCACGGCGTGGCTGCGCACGCCGGCCGATGCCACCGGTACGCGCGCGCTCGGCACCTTCGCCAACTGCGCGATGGGGGTCACGCCCTGGGGCACCTACCTGACCTGCGAGGAGAATTTCCACGGCTATTTCGGCGGTCCGAAGTCGGCCGCCACGAGCGCCACGCCGGCGCAGCGGCGCTACGGCACGGTGGCGGGTTCGCAATGGGTGGAGTACTGGCGCTTCGACGCGCGCTTCGACCTGTCGAAGGACCCGAACGAGGCCAACCGCTTCGGCTGGGTGGTCGAGATCGACCCCTTCGACCCCGCCTTCATCCCCGTCAAGCGCACCGCGCTCGGCCGCAAGCGCCAGGAGAGCGCCACCTGCCGGCCGACGGCGGACGGTCGGGTGGCCGTCTACATGGGCGACGACACGGCCTTCGAATACGTCTACAAGTTCGTCAGCCGCGACCGGATGCACCCCGGCCACGACGCCGCCGCGCGCGCGGCCAATCGCCGGCTGCTCGACGACGGCACGCTCTACGCCGCGCGCTACGACGCCGACGGCCGCGGCGCCTGGCTGGAACTCACGCATGGCCGCGCCGGGCTCGATGCCGCGTCGGGCTTCGCCGACCAGGCGCAGGTGCTGGTGCAGGCGAGGCTCGCGGCCGACGCGGTGGGCGCCACGAAGATGGACCGGCCGGAATGGATCGCCGTGCATCCGCACACCGGCGAGGTCTACGTCACGCTGACCAACAACGCCCTGCGCGGCGACCCCGGCCGGCCCGACGCCGACGCCGCCAACCCGCGCGCGCCGAACCTCTTCGGCGGCATCCTGCGCTGGCGCGAGGACGGCGGCGACGCCGGTGCCACGGCCTTCGCGTGGGACCATTTCGTGCGCGCGGGCGACCCCGCCTTCGCCGGCACCGGTGCGCGCTACCCGACGCCCGACGCCGACGTCTTCGGCGCGCCCGACGGCCTGCATTTCGACAGCGCCGGCCTGCTGTGGATCCAGACCGACATGGGCGGCTGGGCGATCGGCAAGGACGCGCTGGCGGCGATCGGCAACAACCAGCTGCTGTGCGCCGATCCGGCGAGCGGACGCATCCGGCGCTTCATGGTCGGCCCGACCGGTTGCGAGGTCACCGGTTGCGTGCTGACACCCGACCGGCGCACGCTGTTCGTGAACATCCAGCACCCGGGCGAGCGGCGCGACAGGGCCGGCACGGTCAGCAGCGCCTGGCCCGAGGACGCCGCGCCGGGCGACGCCCCGCCGCGCTCGGCCACGGTGGTGGTGCGCCGCCACGACGGCGGCCTCGTGGGCACCTGA
- a CDS encoding DUF6454 family protein: MTDRRHFLRSSLAATATVGIAHGLTACGGSDGNGSLMSDAAAATRSSALSAQLKQLTASSVWTKVGETRLASAAYHPQGLVRIGDAYFVSTVEILTPTTRLDPPVNGFDRTPGTGRGHVLKFDLGGNLLADLQIGEGTVYHPGGMDFDGTNLWVPVAEYRPDSRALFYRIDPAAMRATRVFGFDDHIGGLSRNADDNTLHGIGWGSRRFYRFSLDAGQTGSPEALVPPRDLRRLNRAFYIDYQDNQYLGDNEMLYTGLTAFGATPNSNAFALGGFEIVNLETGLPVHQVPVKLWAASRRPMTTNATWFESTATGVRAHFVPDDDTASVHVYDVAV; encoded by the coding sequence TTGACCGATCGACGCCACTTTCTTCGCAGCTCCCTCGCTGCCACCGCCACCGTGGGAATCGCGCACGGCCTGACCGCCTGCGGCGGCAGCGACGGCAACGGCAGCCTGATGTCCGATGCCGCCGCGGCCACGCGTTCGAGTGCGCTGAGCGCGCAGTTGAAGCAGCTCACCGCGTCCTCCGTCTGGACGAAGGTCGGTGAGACGAGGCTGGCCAGCGCCGCCTACCACCCGCAGGGGCTGGTCCGCATCGGGGATGCGTACTTCGTGTCGACCGTCGAGATCCTCACCCCGACGACGCGGCTCGACCCGCCCGTGAACGGCTTCGACCGGACCCCCGGAACCGGCAGGGGCCACGTCCTGAAGTTCGACTTGGGCGGCAACCTGCTGGCCGACCTGCAGATCGGCGAGGGCACGGTCTATCACCCCGGCGGCATGGACTTCGACGGCACGAACCTCTGGGTCCCCGTGGCGGAATACCGGCCCGACAGCCGAGCGCTGTTCTACCGGATCGATCCGGCGGCGATGCGTGCGACCCGGGTGTTCGGATTCGACGACCACATCGGCGGGCTGTCGCGCAACGCCGACGACAACACGCTGCATGGCATCGGCTGGGGTTCGCGGCGCTTCTACCGCTTCTCGCTGGATGCCGGGCAGACGGGCAGCCCCGAGGCGCTGGTTCCGCCGAGGGACCTGCGCCGGTTGAACCGCGCCTTCTACATCGACTACCAGGACAACCAGTACCTGGGCGACAACGAGATGCTCTACACCGGGCTCACCGCGTTCGGCGCCACGCCCAACAGCAACGCGTTCGCCCTGGGCGGCTTCGAGATCGTGAACCTCGAGACCGGGCTGCCGGTGCACCAGGTGCCCGTGAAGCTCTGGGCCGCGAGCCGCCGGCCCATGACCACCAACGCCACCTGGTTCGAGTCGACCGCCACCGGCGTGCGCGCCCATTTCGTGCCCGACGACGACACCGCCTCGGTGCACGTCTACGACGTCGCGGTCTGA